One genomic region from Cydia pomonella isolate Wapato2018A chromosome 4, ilCydPomo1, whole genome shotgun sequence encodes:
- the LOC133517233 gene encoding growth-blocking peptide, long form-like produces the protein MKLSIIFVCCLISTILYSVEGGLVKDFFGKVKETAEVIHKDVHNVWRPESGNAEKNNTEQTVTTPSAAKDGHDENEDNKEGEHKIITPSSTTVTKEHEAKEDKPEETTTAASETTTKKDERANFSGACQANYRRTADGRCKLVGA, from the coding sequence ATGAAGCTTTCTATaatttttgtatgttgtttaaTATCAACAATACTCTATTCAGTGGAAGGTGGATTGGTCAAAGATTTTTTTGGAAAGGTTAAAGAAACAGCAGAAGTAATCCATAAAGATGTACATAATGTCTGGAGACCTGAAAGTGGTAACGCCGAAAAGAACAACACAGAGCAAACCGTGACTACTCCTAGTGCAGCCAAGGATGGTCATGACGAAAACGAGGACAATAAAGAAGGAGAACACAAGATAATTACACCTTCTTCAACCACGGTGACAAAAGAACACGAAGCAAAGGAGGATAAACCCGAAGAAACAACAACGGCAGCATCTGAAACTACAACGAAAAAAGACGAAAGAGCGAATTTCTCAGGAGCATGCCAGGCTAATTACAGACGTACTGCTGACGGCCGATGCAAGCTTGTTGGTGCTTGA
- the LOC133517492 gene encoding trithorax group protein osa-like — protein MLSQCTVLVFAVFVAFAFSTSHYGYFQENRAAVRAKRQVWGSTTETAGSSNDYINYPENQNQQLQYVKQDQPNVSYIYYTPQYNDYYKPPPPPPPPRHWEEYYYPYNRFPPPPPPHDGRHPRHPDDFGPPHRPPPPPPHHGPPSPPPPPNDERQSRHPDEFGPPHHRPPPPPPHHGPPPPPHHGPPPPPPPSHNEWQSRNPDEFGPPHHRPPPPPPHHRSPPPPHHGPPPPPHHGPPPPPNHGPPSDDRKPPPSQSYYNYNTDHGNEAYQQPDGHSPPHDTYEPVPQNRGPPPNGQGPPSANGQPGGHEPHGNNGVQLGITPSISSTQNTVNEQILQNLKLIFREGFYNSTQNDQTQNDSTDIKITGISRTEKPKRKGGQPLSNIDANTSDTITITPSPHLNFFQVIPVTPESYRIYDPPYMVHCYVNRRVNVRKSIWKATFLYYEFDINLFTEQLKVTELLSLQDYHFTGLTKRSPQGDVPSGPERSFPNDGRSDRKRSPDPPSNRGPFGNRGHGPPSAYGLEKQGPPQGHGPPGLRGPPDRQGPPRGQGPPDIHGPPDRQGPPYGRGPPNKQGPPGRYKQPSDHGPPPGERVPPSERESPGGNTSPAPGGNTSPTGGHGLKAGQPFNREDANIDHSIAKTPSPFLNVFQVTAVTPES, from the exons ATGTTGTCGCAGTGTACAGTATTGGTGTTTGCAGTATTCGTTGCGTTTGCATTCAGCACATCGCATTATGGATATTTCCAAG AAAACCGCGCCGCAGTGAGAGCAAAAAGGCAGGTTTGGGGCTCCACAACTGAGACCGCTGGATCGTCAAATGACTACATAAACTATCCAGAAAATCAAAATCAACAATTACAATACGTTAAGCAAGATCAGCCAAATGTGTCTTACATCTACTATACACCGCAATATAATGATTACTACAAACCCCCTCCGCCACCCCCACCACCACGTCATTGGGAAGAATATTACTATCCCTACAACAGATTTCCTCCACCGCCGCCGCCACACGATGGGAGGCATCCCCGACATCCAGATGATTTTGGTCCACCACACAGACCTCCTCCGCCTCCACCTCATCATGGTCCTCCATCTCCACCGCCACCTCCAAACGATGAAAGGCAATCCCGACACCCTGATGAGTTCGGTCCTCCACACCATAGACCTCCTCCGCCTCCCCCTCATCATGGTCCTCCGCCTCCACCACACCATGGACCTCCACCTCCACCGCCGCCTTCACACAATGAGTGGCAATCCCGAAATCCTGATGAGTTCGGTCCACCTCACCATAGACCTCCTCCGCCTCCACCTCACCATCGTTCACCGCCTCCACCTCACCATGGGCCTCCGCCTCCACCACACCATGGACCACCACCGCCACCCAACCATGGTCCACCATCTGATGATCGGAAGCCTCCACCTTCGCAGTCTTATTACAATTATAACACTGACCATGGCAACGAAGCCTATCAGCAACCTGATGGTCATAGTCCACCTCATGACACTTATGAGCCTGTACCCCAAAATCGTGGGCCTCCACCGAATGGCCAAGGACCACCTAGTGCAAACGGACAACCCGGTGGACATGAGCCACATGGTAATAATGGGGTGCAACTTGGTATTACACCTAGTATTTCATCCACCCAGAATACTGTAAATGAACAAATTCTTCAAAATCTTAAACTCATCTTCAGGGAAGGTTTTTATAATAGTACTCAGAACGATCAGACTCAAAATGACTCAACGGATATCAAAATTACCGGAATATCAAGGACAGAGAAACCTAAACGCAAAGGAGGGCAGCCGCTTAGTAATATCGATGCAAATACAAGCGATACAATAACTATCACTCCCTCGCCTCATTTAAATTTTTTCCAAGTAATACCTGTGACACCAGAAAGTTA TCGAATATATGACCCGCCTTACATGGTACATTGTT ATgtcaacaggcgggtcaatgtacgaaaatctatatggaaagcgACTTTTCtttattatgaatttgatattaatttatttacagaacAACTAAAAGTAACTGAGCTTCTGAGCCTTCAAGATTACCACTTCACTGGTTTAACTAAGCGATCTCCTCAAGGCGATGTACCTTCAGGACCCGAAAGAAGTTTTCCAAACGATGGAAGATCAGATCGCAAAAGATCACCGGATCCACCAAGCAATCGAGGACCATTCGGTAACAGAGGACATGGTCCGCCTAGCGCATATGGGCTTGAAAAACAAGGACCACCACAAGGACATGGACCACCTGGCTTACGGGGACCCCCTGACAGACAAGGGCCGCCACGTGGACAGGGACCGCCTGACATACATGGACCCCCTGATAGGCAAGGGCCTCCATATGGACGCGGACCACCTAACAAACAGGGACCCCCTGGTAGATACAAACAACCTAGCGATCATGGACCACCTCCTGGTGAGCGTGTACCACCCAGCGAACGCGAGTCACCTGGCGGGAACACATCACCTGCACCTGGCGGGAACACATCACCTACAGGTGGTCACGGACTCAAAGCCGGCCAACCTTTTAATAGAGAAGATGCCAATATTGATCACTCAATAGCTAAGACTCCATCTCCTTTCCTAAACGTTTTTCAAGTCACTGCTGTGACGCCAGAAAGTTAA